In Pseudobacter ginsenosidimutans, the following are encoded in one genomic region:
- a CDS encoding DUF6520 family protein, which produces MKKIKMVLLTVAIITAVTGSFAAKKKFDCYNQQQYHQPTPGNYVMTGTWGINYYCAGGAPATCTYILNPFTQQFEPCRVGFYTPN; this is translated from the coding sequence ATGAAAAAAATTAAAATGGTATTGCTCACGGTAGCTATCATTACAGCGGTTACTGGCTCTTTTGCAGCAAAGAAGAAGTTTGATTGTTATAATCAGCAACAGTATCATCAACCCACGCCAGGCAACTATGTTATGACCGGTACCTGGGGAATCAACTACTATTGCGCTGGTGGAGCCCCTGCAACTTGTACATACATTCTGAACCCGTTCACACAGCAATTTGAGCCATGCAGAGTAGGTTTTTACACACCGAACTAA
- a CDS encoding MauE/DoxX family redox-associated membrane protein: MKKKLALEGIIALLILLYLYTGLTQLLAYKFFHGNIYNQPIFQWSKPILVYLIPGAQLVIAAGLLFEKTRKLALWSSLGLLTIFTVYIILIIMNALARVPCTCGGVISSFTWPQHLMFNIFFMILNAVALVLRKKSFDDNERAQVVAY, from the coding sequence TAGCACTGGAAGGCATCATCGCATTATTGATATTGTTATATCTCTACACTGGTCTTACACAGTTATTAGCTTATAAATTTTTCCACGGGAATATATACAACCAGCCGATCTTTCAATGGAGCAAACCGATCCTGGTCTACCTCATTCCCGGAGCACAGCTGGTGATTGCAGCGGGATTGCTTTTTGAAAAGACGAGAAAGCTGGCATTGTGGTCTTCACTCGGTTTACTGACAATTTTCACTGTTTATATCATCCTGATCATTATGAATGCACTGGCAAGGGTGCCATGCACCTGTGGAGGAGTCATCAGCTCATTCACCTGGCCGCAGCACCTGATGTTCAATATCTTCTTCATGATTTTGAATGCTGTTGCGCTGGTGCTAAGGAAGAAGTCGTTCGATGATAACGAGCGTGCACAAGTTGTGGCTTACTGA